DNA from Pseudomonas putida:
GCGCGCGCTATGGCGAAAACCCGCGGACCGACCTTTACCAAGGCCTGCGCAGCATCCTGCACGAGCGAGGCCTGGCGGATGACCACATGAACCTGGTCAATTCCGGCGTCATCGGGCTGGCCGCAGAGGATGCAGCAATACTCGACCAGTCGATCGCGATGATGGACGAGTTCCACCCCATCGTCCCCAACGCCTATACCCTCGAAGAGTTCTGCCTGGCCGTCGCGGCCTACCGCACGCTCACGCTGGCCGACTGCACCGATGTCATCCACCATTACTGGAGCCGCAAGGACCTGTTCCGCGCCAAGATCCAGGCCTGGCTGCGCAAACACGGCGATGACCCTCTGGGCGAGGCGGCCCTGGCTGATGTAGCCCTGGTCAATGATCGCCTGCCAAAGCCGCCCACCCTGCACCGCCTGGGCTACAAAGCCCTGAGCCTGACCCTACCCAGTCACCAGCGCCAGTTCGCCCGGGAGCTGCTCTACGGTTGCTACCCCTATGCCAATGAATTCGACCGGGCCTGCTCCTTCGCCTGGTGGGACAAAGCACTGGAAAACCTTCAGCAGCGCCATGGACACCTGGACAGCGAGCAACTGCACCAATTGCTGCACCATCCTGGCCTGCGCCTGTCTTTGGGGAGCAAGCACCAGGACGTGCAAGAGCATCTGCTCAAGCCTGACAAAGGCTGACGACAAGGCTTTACTGGCCCCAAGACAGACATTGGACGTACGCTGCCGCCATGCCCAACTTCATCCGTCTTCTTTGTGCCCTGCTGCTCGTCTCCCTGAGCCCATCTGCCCAGGCGGACCGCCTGCGTCTGGTCAGTGACGACTGGGCGCCTTACATCTATTGGGAAGCTGGCCAACCCAGGGGCATCGACTATGAAGTCACCAGCGAAGTGCTCAAGCGGCTTGGCATCGAGGTCGACTGGCAATTCATGCCCTGGAAGCGCTGTCTGGCCATGGTGCAGCAAGGCTTGGCCGACGGCGTGATGGACATTTTCCAGATCGACTCACGCAAGCCGTTCCTGTTCTATCCAGACGAACCACTATCCGACGTGGAGTTCGTACTGTTCCAGAACAACGTCAGGCCACATGCCATCGAACGTTTCGAAGACCTCGAGGGCCTTACCGTAGGTACCTCGCCGGGCTACACCTATGGTCGAGCCTTCAGTGAGTCCCCCCTGTTTCGTCGAGAGCCGGCGCCTACACATGAAGCGAATTTCGGCAAATTGATGCTTGGACGCATCGATCTGCTGGTGACCGACCGTCGGGCAGGGCGCCAATTGCGCCGGCAATTGGGGCTGGAGGGACAGGTCCGGGAGTTGCCTCTGGTGATCAGCCGACACTCCCAGTACCTCGGCCTGGCGCACAAGCCCGGTCGGGACCGCTTGGCCCAAGCGTTCGCCGACGAGCTGCGACGCTTCAAGCAAGAGCCTGCTTATGCGGCCATCAGTGCCCGTTACGACAGCGAACTTGGCAATATTCCTGACGCCGTTGAGCAGCACGAACGCAGCACACCGCGATAGCTCTGTTATACTCGGGCCTTCCCGCCCGGCTCACGCCCGGACGCTCGGCCTCGCAACAGGCATCTCGACCCGTCGGCAACGCACTCCCAGTGCCACCCGCCGCTTCCCGGATGCGCAGTGAATGCCCAGCTGGACCGGACGCGATCGCATCTCGCCGATGCCCGTCGCGCCAGGCAGATCATCCCATCGGGCCCAGCCCCCACGAGAACAGGATTGCCCATGTCCTTTGCTTCCCTCGGTCTCTCCGAGGCTCTTGTCCGCGCTATCGAGGCTGCGGGCTATACCCAGCCCACTCCGGTGCAACAGCGGGCCATTCCCGCCGTGTTGCAAGGTCGCGACCTGATGGTCGCCGCCCAGACAGGTACTGGTAAAACCGGCGGTTTCGCACTGCCGATCCTCGAGCGTCTGTTCCCGGGTGGCCACCCTGACAAATCCCAGCGCCACGGTCCGCGTCAGCCACGCGTACTGGTGCTGACTCCGACCCGCGAACTGGCGGCCCAGGTACACGACAGCTTCAAGGTCTATGCCCGTGACCTGAACCTGATCAGCGCCTGCATCTTTGGCGGTGTCGGCATGAATCCGCAAATCCAGGCCATGGCCAAGGGCGTCGACGTTCTGGTCGCTTGCCCGGGTCGCCTGCTCGACCTCGCCGGTCAAGGCAGCGTGGACCTGTCCCATGTGGAGATCCTGGTCCTCGATGAAGCCGACCGCATGCTCGACATGGGCTTCATCCACGACGTCAAGAAGGTCCTGTCCCGCCTGCCGGCCAAACGCCAGAACCTGCTGTTCTCGGCGACCTTCTCCAAAGACATCACCGACCTTGCCGACAAGCTGCTGCACAACCCTGAGCGCATCGAGGTCACGCCGCCGAACACCACGGTCGAGCGTATCGAACAACGTGTCTATCGCCTGCCCGCCAGCCACAAGCGTGCCTTGTTGGCTCACCTGATCACCCTCGGTGCCTGGGAACAGGTGCTGGTGTTCACCCGCACCAAGCATGGCGCCAACCGCCTGGCCGAGTACCTGGAAAAGCATGGCCTGAGCGCCGCCGCGATCCACGGCAACAAGAGCCAGAACGCCCGCACCAAGGCCCTGGCCGACTTCAAGGCCAACACCGTGCGCGTGCTGGTCGCCACCGATATCGCCGCGCGCGGCCTGGATATCGACCAACTGCCTCACGTGGTCAACTTCGAACTGCCCAATGTCGAGGAAGATTACGTCCACCGCATCGGCCGTACCGGTCGCGCGGGCCGTTCCGGCGAGGCCATCTCCATGGTCGCGCCCGATGAGGAAAAACTGCTCAAGAGCATCGAGCGGGTCACCAAGCAGAAGATCCCGGACGGTGATCTGATGGGCTTCGACCCAAGCCAGGTGGAAGCCGAGAAACCGGAAGTCCGCGAGCGCCCGCAGAACAACGGCCGTGGTGGTCGCAACCAGCAGCGCGCCGAAGGCAGCAAGGACGGCAGCGGCGGTCGCAAGGACAAAGGCAAGGATAAAGGCAAGGCCAAGCAGCACGCCGCCGAGAAGCCAGCCGAGCAGGAAAAGGCCGGCGAGAAGTCCCAGCAGCAGCGCAAGCCACGCAACAAGAAGCCACGCCAACAGCAAGCGGCCCAAGGTCAGAGCGCCATGCCGTCGGCCCCGATTGACCGTGATCCGGAAGAGTTCCTGGACGACGACATCGACAACTTCGGCAACCGCGCCGACTACGTCAGTCCCTACCAGAACGCCAAGAACCAAGGCCGTAATCGTCGTCCTGGGGGCAATGGTGGCCAGCAAGGCCAAAGCCAAAACCAAGGCCAGCGCAATGGCAGCGGCCAGCCGCGCAACAACGGCGGCCAGCGCAAAGGGCAAGGTCAGAGCCAGGGCCAAGGCTCTGGCGAGAAGCGCGCCCGCAACAACAACGGCGGTGCACGTCGCGACAACAATGGTGGCGGTCGCAATCGCTCCTCGAGCCGTGACGACTTCTCCCGCCAGGAACCAGCCGTTCGCAGCCCGCGTGAAACCCACCAGCCGGTGATCATCCGCAAGGAATCCAAGCTCGATCGCTACCCGACGCCAGAGCAGCTCGATGATCTGCCGAGCCGTCCGCGCGGTGAGCGTCCAGCCTTGCTGACCCGCAAGGGCTGATCCCGCAAGCGCCTACGCAAATGAAAACGCCGCCCAATTGGGCGGCGTTTTCATTTGGGCAAAGCGAATTACTTTTGCTTCACGCCTTCGACGCTGATATCCAGGTCCAGGGTCTGGGAGGTCGGGCCTGGGCCTTTGATGCCGAAGTCGTTCAGGTTCAGGGTGGTGGTGGCGTTGAAGCCGGCACGCTCGCCGCCCCATGGGTCCTTGCCTTCACCGTTGAAGGTTGCCTTGAAGGTGACCGGCTTGGTCACACCGTGCATGGTCAAGTCGCCCGTCACGTCGGCAGTCTTGTCGCCGGTCTTCTTCACGCTGGTGGAGACGAACTTGGCTTCCGGATACTTCTTCACGTCCAGGAAGTCGGCGCTGGCGATGTGCTTGTCACGCTCGGCATGGTTCGACCACAGGCTCGCGGTTTTCAGCGCAACGTTGATCTTGCTGTCTTCCGGCTTGGCGCTGTCCCAAGTGAAGCTACCGTCGAAGTCCTTGAAGGTGCCGTGGATGAAGCTGTAGCCCAGGTGGCTGATCTTCCAGTCGACGAACGCGTGCTGGCCTTCCTTGTCGATCTTGTACTCAGCGGCCATGGCCTGACCGGCGCAGAGCAGTGCGGTACCGAGCGCCAGTGCGGCAAAAGTCTTTTTGAACATCCTTACTTCCTTCCTATGCAATTGAGGTAGAGAGTCAAGCTTTGCGGCCCAGCATACGGGTCAGGGTCGCGTCACGGTCGATGAAATGGTGCTTCAGCGCTGCCAAGGCATGCAGGATGGCAAAGATCACCAGCCCCCAGGCCAAGTAGAGGTGTATGGCCCCGGCGGTGTCCACCTGATCGGGCAGGTCACTGACCAGCGCCGGAACCTCGAACCAGTCGAATACGGGAATACCCACCCCATCCGCAGTGGAAATCAGGTACCCGGCAATCATCACGGCGAACAGCCCAAGGTAGAGCGTCGCATGGCCAAGCTTCGCAGCCAGGCGGGTGAACGCGCCGTGGTTAGCCGGCGCTGGCGGCGGCGGGCTGACGAAACGCCAAAGTACACGCAACACCACGACTGCCAACAGCACCAGGCCGATGCTCTTGTGCAGGTCGGGAGCGGACTTGCGCCAAGGGCTGTAGTAGTCGAGGCCGACCATCCACAGGCCGAGGCCGAACAGCCCGAAGACCGCCAGGGCCACCCCCCAATGCATGACAATACTGACCAGACCGTAGCGAGAAGCAGAGTTGCGCAGTTGCATGTTGGCGTGATTCCCCGTGAAAGCTGGTGCACAGACTAACGCGTAACGTATCGAAAGAAAGCGGAAAAATTCGCTTGGGATTATCGACAAATACGATAGGTATTTTGGAAGTTTCCTATTAAGGAAACATTAACGATAGACGTTTGGTGGCGGGTTGTGATTCGTGGGCTTACTTCGCAGGTGACCCCGCTCACAGAGACAGCAGTGTTATTGAGAACACCGCTGTAACTGAGCGGGTTTACCCGCGAAAAAAGTAGCGCAGGGCTGTGCAAGCGCGCACAGCCCGAGCGATCAGCCCGCTTTGGCCTGGGTATTGGCCAAAGGCTTCTTCACAGGCTCGGACTTGGCCGTGGCCTTCTTCACCGGCGCAGGTTTGTGGGCCTGCTTGGCAGCCGGTTTGTGGGTCTGAGCTGGCTTGGCCGGTGCAGCCTTGCTCGCGGCGGGCTTGACGGGCTCCTCCTTGGCCACCGGCGCAGGAGCAGGTGTAGGCTCAGGCGCCACGACCGGGGCGACCTCGTCGGCCTTGGCAATCGGTGCAGCCTTGGTTTCGACCTTGTCGCCGCCACCGAACAGGCGCGAGAAGAAGCCTGGTTTGTCCTGCTTGGCTTCTTCGGTCTTCACGGCTTCGGCCTTGGCAGGTGCTTTGTCAGCTTTGTCGGATGAGCCTCCAAAGAGGTTGGAGAAGAAACCGCCCTTGGCCTTCGCGGCGGTGGCACCCGCGGCGGCAGCGGCGGCGACCGGTGCGGCCTTGGCCAGATCGAACGACTTGCCGGCCGCCAGGTCTTGCACTTGGCTGGCGGCACGCTGGCCGCTGCGCAGCGCGCCTTCCAGGGTGCCCGGGTAGAGTGCGTCGGTGTGTTCGCCGGCGAAGGTCATGCGTTGCACCGGACGCTCCCACAGGCGCCAGTACTTGCTGATCTGGCCGGGGCCGTAGGCCAGGTAGGCACCACCAGTACCTGCGTCGGTGCTGTAGCGGCGCACTTCGTAGCCGGTGAACGCGCCTCGGGCCTGCGGATAGAACGCGTGCAGACGGATCAAGACCTGATCGACCATCTGCTTGTCGCCAAAGGCCTGCAGCAGGCGGGCGTTGTCGCCCGAGAGGTTGATCACCACGTTGGCGCCACCCTTGAGCGCAGGTTCGATCCACAGCATGCCAAGGCCGGCGTTGCTGAAGATCTCACCGGACATGCGCGCACGGCTTTCCCAGACGGGCTTTTTGAACTTGAGCATCATCTGGTCGCGCCAACCGTAGTTGGTGCCCTTCAGAGCCGCCAGGTGCTGGCTGTCCAGGCCCGGGGTCATCTGGATCTTCGCCAGTGCACGCAACGGCACGGCCATGACCAGGTAATCAGCCTGGTAGCCGACGCTACCGACCTTGACCGTCACGCCCTTGCTGTCCTGGATGATCGAGGTGACCGGCGAGCTGGTCTTGATGGTCTTGAGTTGCTTGACGAACGCCTGGGCCAGTACCGGGCTGCCGCCTGGCAGACGGGCAGCGCGCAGGTCGCGATCGCTGACACCACGGTAGACGCGAGTCTGCTGGGCGAAATAGAGCAGCGACAGGCGCGACGGCTCGTCGTAGCGAGTGCGGATCTGCTGGTTGATCAGCTGGCGTGCCGTGGCAGGCAGTTGCAGTTTGTCCAGCCAGGTGGAGACGTTCAGCTGGTCGAGGGCAAACAGGGTGCTGGTGGCGGCCGGGTTCAGCGGGTCGTCGATCGAGCGAGCCAGGTCATCGAGGGTCTTCTCGTAACGCTTGAGCGCATCGGCGGTGGCCGGCTGCTTGGTGGCCAGGTCGGTGGCGCTGAAATACTCGCCGTCGATCAGGTAGCCGGGGGTGCGCACGAATTCGGGCGCTGGCAGTGTTTCAAGCTTGAAACGGTCCAGGTACTGGTTGAGCACCGGCTGGCTCTTGCTGTTGCCAATCCACTCGCTGGTGGCCAGGCCCGAACGGCCGCCCATGCCGGACTTGGCCTCCAGCAGCGTGACCTGCCAGCCTTTGCTCTGCAGCTCATAGGCCGCGGTCAGGCCGGCCAGGCCCCCGCCCACGACGATCGCCGTGGGACTCGTGTCCTTGGCCAGCGCAGCACCGCTGGAGACACCAATCAATACCAACGCGCACAGGCGCACCCAAGCAGCAGCCATGTTGGCGAACTCCGGATCAGAAGTGACAGAAAAGAGGGGGAGAATGCCCCTGGGACGAAATGCGTTAAGAATACGTCAGGTACCCAGACCCTGCCAGCGTAGTGGCATCAAGTGCCTGCCAGCACAGGAAATTTAATTTTCGATGCGATCAAGCGCTGCGCGTCGGTTGTCCTGCGCGGTCCCATTGCTTAGGCTTGTCGGCCTCAGCAAGCCCCGCCAGGAGATCTGCCCATGGGCCTCAACCAACAGTGGATGCAACGTGACCTCAAGGTCCTGTGGCACCCCTGCACCCAGATGAAAGACCACGAGCAGTTACCGTTGATCCCGATCCGCCGTGGTGAAGGCGTGTGGCTGGAAGACTTCGAAGGCAAGCGCTACCTGGACGCCGTCAGCTCCTGGTGGGTCAACGTGTTCGGCCACGCCAATCCGCGCATCAACCAGCGCATCAAGGACCAGGTCGATCAACTCGAACACGTGATCCTGGCCGGGTTCAGCCACCAGCCGGTGATCGAACTGTCCGAACGCCTGGTAGCCATGACACCGACGGGGCTGGACCGGGTGTTCTACGCCGACAACGGCTCTTCGTGCATCGAAGTGGCACTGAAGATGAGCTTCCATTACTGGCAAAACAAAGGCCAGGTGAACAAGAAGCGCTTCGTCACCCTCACCAACAGCTACCACGGTGAAACCATCGCCGCCATGTCGGTGGGTGACGTGCCGTTGTTCACCGAGACCTACAAGGCGCTGCTGCTCGACACCATCAAGGTGCCCAGCCCCGACTGCTACCTACGCCCCGAAGGCATGGGCTGGGAGGAGCACTCGCGCAACATGTTCGCGCTCATGGAACAGACCCTGGCCGAGCATCATGCCAGCCTCGCTGCGGTGATCGTCGAGCCGTTGATTCAGGGTGCTGGCGGCATGCGCATGTACCACCCGGTCTACCTCAAGCTGCTGCGCGAGGCCTGCGACCGTTATGGCGTGCATTTGATTCATGACGAGATCGCCGTAGGCTTCGGCCGCAC
Protein-coding regions in this window:
- a CDS encoding YceI family protein — protein: MFKKTFAALALGTALLCAGQAMAAEYKIDKEGQHAFVDWKISHLGYSFIHGTFKDFDGSFTWDSAKPEDSKINVALKTASLWSNHAERDKHIASADFLDVKKYPEAKFVSTSVKKTGDKTADVTGDLTMHGVTKPVTFKATFNGEGKDPWGGERAGFNATTTLNLNDFGIKGPGPTSQTLDLDISVEGVKQK
- a CDS encoding substrate-binding periplasmic protein, producing MPNFIRLLCALLLVSLSPSAQADRLRLVSDDWAPYIYWEAGQPRGIDYEVTSEVLKRLGIEVDWQFMPWKRCLAMVQQGLADGVMDIFQIDSRKPFLFYPDEPLSDVEFVLFQNNVRPHAIERFEDLEGLTVGTSPGYTYGRAFSESPLFRREPAPTHEANFGKLMLGRIDLLVTDRRAGRQLRRQLGLEGQVRELPLVISRHSQYLGLAHKPGRDRLAQAFADELRRFKQEPAYAAISARYDSELGNIPDAVEQHERSTPR
- a CDS encoding DEAD/DEAH box helicase, translating into MSFASLGLSEALVRAIEAAGYTQPTPVQQRAIPAVLQGRDLMVAAQTGTGKTGGFALPILERLFPGGHPDKSQRHGPRQPRVLVLTPTRELAAQVHDSFKVYARDLNLISACIFGGVGMNPQIQAMAKGVDVLVACPGRLLDLAGQGSVDLSHVEILVLDEADRMLDMGFIHDVKKVLSRLPAKRQNLLFSATFSKDITDLADKLLHNPERIEVTPPNTTVERIEQRVYRLPASHKRALLAHLITLGAWEQVLVFTRTKHGANRLAEYLEKHGLSAAAIHGNKSQNARTKALADFKANTVRVLVATDIAARGLDIDQLPHVVNFELPNVEEDYVHRIGRTGRAGRSGEAISMVAPDEEKLLKSIERVTKQKIPDGDLMGFDPSQVEAEKPEVRERPQNNGRGGRNQQRAEGSKDGSGGRKDKGKDKGKAKQHAAEKPAEQEKAGEKSQQQRKPRNKKPRQQQAAQGQSAMPSAPIDRDPEEFLDDDIDNFGNRADYVSPYQNAKNQGRNRRPGGNGGQQGQSQNQGQRNGSGQPRNNGGQRKGQGQSQGQGSGEKRARNNNGGARRDNNGGGRNRSSSRDDFSRQEPAVRSPRETHQPVIIRKESKLDRYPTPEQLDDLPSRPRGERPALLTRKG
- a CDS encoding adenosylmethionine--8-amino-7-oxononanoate transaminase, producing the protein MGLNQQWMQRDLKVLWHPCTQMKDHEQLPLIPIRRGEGVWLEDFEGKRYLDAVSSWWVNVFGHANPRINQRIKDQVDQLEHVILAGFSHQPVIELSERLVAMTPTGLDRVFYADNGSSCIEVALKMSFHYWQNKGQVNKKRFVTLTNSYHGETIAAMSVGDVPLFTETYKALLLDTIKVPSPDCYLRPEGMGWEEHSRNMFALMEQTLAEHHASLAAVIVEPLIQGAGGMRMYHPVYLKLLREACDRYGVHLIHDEIAVGFGRTGTMFACEQAGIRPDFLCLSKALTGGYLPLAACLTTDDVYQAFYDDYPTLRAFLHSHSYTGNPLACAAALATLDIFEQDNVIEANKALSARMASATAHLADHAHVAEIRQTGMALAIEMVQDKASKTAYPWQERRGLKVFEHALTRGALLRPLGSVVYFLPPYVITPEQIDFLAEVASEGIDIATRSSVSVAVPANFHPDFRDPG
- a CDS encoding flavin monoamine oxidase family protein, with the translated sequence MAAAWVRLCALVLIGVSSGAALAKDTSPTAIVVGGGLAGLTAAYELQSKGWQVTLLEAKSGMGGRSGLATSEWIGNSKSQPVLNQYLDRFKLETLPAPEFVRTPGYLIDGEYFSATDLATKQPATADALKRYEKTLDDLARSIDDPLNPAATSTLFALDQLNVSTWLDKLQLPATARQLINQQIRTRYDEPSRLSLLYFAQQTRVYRGVSDRDLRAARLPGGSPVLAQAFVKQLKTIKTSSPVTSIIQDSKGVTVKVGSVGYQADYLVMAVPLRALAKIQMTPGLDSQHLAALKGTNYGWRDQMMLKFKKPVWESRARMSGEIFSNAGLGMLWIEPALKGGANVVINLSGDNARLLQAFGDKQMVDQVLIRLHAFYPQARGAFTGYEVRRYSTDAGTGGAYLAYGPGQISKYWRLWERPVQRMTFAGEHTDALYPGTLEGALRSGQRAASQVQDLAAGKSFDLAKAAPVAAAAAAGATAAKAKGGFFSNLFGGSSDKADKAPAKAEAVKTEEAKQDKPGFFSRLFGGGDKVETKAAPIAKADEVAPVVAPEPTPAPAPVAKEEPVKPAASKAAPAKPAQTHKPAAKQAHKPAPVKKATAKSEPVKKPLANTQAKAG
- a CDS encoding cytochrome b; its protein translation is MQLRNSASRYGLVSIVMHWGVALAVFGLFGLGLWMVGLDYYSPWRKSAPDLHKSIGLVLLAVVVLRVLWRFVSPPPPAPANHGAFTRLAAKLGHATLYLGLFAVMIAGYLISTADGVGIPVFDWFEVPALVSDLPDQVDTAGAIHLYLAWGLVIFAILHALAALKHHFIDRDATLTRMLGRKA